In Chryseobacterium oranimense, a single window of DNA contains:
- a CDS encoding NuoM family protein — translation MSGLLLTLLLLPLVGSGLVFAWKDKSSKYLALGIALVQMLITFYIAADFNFNPTVDSVLQHEINYPWSQFIKSSLHFGIDGMSLLLLLLTNILTPIIILSSFNENVSYRNTFYGLILLMQFGLVGVFTSLDGLLFYIFWEVTLIPIWFIAGLWGQENKRFEFTTKFFVYTFVGSLFMLAGLIYVYNHSASFALTDLYNADLNEVQQTVVFWFIFFAFAVKLPVFPFHTWQPDTYTYSPTQGSMLLSGIMLKMAVYGVMRYLLPITPLPIAGISGQIVIILAIIGIVHGALIAIIQTDMKRIIAYSSFSHVGLMVAGIFSSAVISLRGTFNIEGAEGALVQTFAHGINVVGLFYCCDILYKRFKSRDIRQMGGLAKVAPKFAVLFLIIILGSMGVPLTNGFIGEFILLKSVYDFNGLAAVIAGLTVILAAVYLLRFYGKAMFGEGDEAVLSTAKDLSGVEFSVLASLAVFVIVFGIFPQPIIDMVNSSLTFIYTAMAN, via the coding sequence ATGTCTGGTTTATTATTAACATTATTACTATTACCTCTAGTAGGTTCGGGATTAGTTTTTGCATGGAAAGATAAATCCAGCAAATATCTGGCGCTGGGAATTGCGTTGGTCCAAATGCTTATTACTTTCTACATCGCAGCGGATTTCAATTTCAATCCGACGGTAGACAGCGTATTACAGCACGAGATCAATTACCCTTGGTCACAATTCATTAAAAGCTCACTTCATTTCGGGATTGACGGGATGAGCTTACTGCTTTTACTGTTGACCAATATTCTTACGCCGATCATTATTTTATCATCTTTTAATGAAAATGTGAGCTACAGAAACACATTCTACGGCCTGATCCTGCTGATGCAGTTCGGTCTTGTAGGAGTTTTCACTTCGCTGGACGGATTGCTGTTCTACATTTTCTGGGAAGTAACTTTGATCCCGATCTGGTTCATTGCCGGACTTTGGGGCCAGGAAAACAAAAGATTTGAGTTCACTACAAAATTCTTCGTATATACATTCGTTGGATCATTATTTATGTTAGCCGGATTGATCTATGTGTACAACCACTCTGCATCATTCGCTTTAACAGATCTTTACAATGCTGATCTTAACGAAGTACAGCAGACTGTGGTATTCTGGTTTATTTTCTTTGCATTTGCAGTGAAATTACCGGTATTCCCTTTCCACACATGGCAGCCGGACACATATACTTACTCTCCCACTCAGGGATCCATGCTTTTATCAGGGATCATGCTGAAAATGGCAGTATATGGGGTGATGCGTTATTTACTTCCGATTACTCCGCTTCCTATTGCAGGAATTTCTGGACAGATCGTTATTATCCTTGCCATCATAGGAATTGTTCACGGTGCGTTGATCGCAATCATCCAGACAGATATGAAAAGAATCATTGCTTATTCATCTTTCTCTCACGTAGGACTGATGGTTGCGGGGATCTTCTCTTCTGCAGTGATTTCTTTAAGAGGCACATTTAACATTGAAGGTGCTGAGGGAGCTTTAGTTCAGACTTTTGCCCACGGTATCAACGTAGTTGGATTATTCTACTGCTGTGATATTTTATACAAAAGATTTAAATCAAGAGATATCAGACAGATGGGAGGTTTAGCAAAAGTGGCCCCTAAATTTGCTGTATTATTCCTGATCATTATCTTAGGTTCAATGGGAGTTCCGTTAACCAATGGGTTCATCGGGGAATTTATCCTGTTGAAATCTGTATATGATTTTAATGGTCTGGCAGCAGTAATTGCTGGTCTTACGGTAATTCTCGCTGCTGTATATTTATTGAGATTCTACGGAAAAGCAATGTTCGGAGAAGGAGATGAAGCTGTTTTAAGCACGGCAAAAGACCTTTCCGGTGTAGAATTCTCCGTATTGGCAAGTTTAGCGGTTTTTGTGATTGTATTTGGTATTTTCCCACAACCGATAATCGATATGGTGAATAGTTCGTTGACGTTTATCTACACGGCAATGGCCAATTAA
- a CDS encoding metallophosphoesterase, whose amino-acid sequence MNLSFKTHLKNTSIAFRAVLSAGVLYSCATYNVKKGKNLFEIKNSDIQSENDFKVFLVGDAGNADEPQAQNTLNLLKNKLDSADSNSMLIFLGDNIYPNGLPKESDKDYALAKQKLENQLAVTKNFKGKTLVIPGNHDWNNGLDGLKAQEDLVKAYFNDKKAFLPKNSCGIDDINLSKDIKLIVIDTEWILVNWDKYPGVNKNCTIKTREDFFTEFKDLITKNQDKKIIVALHHPVISSGTHAGFNSAKSHLYPLKSKVPIPVVASFINVLRSSSGASLEDINNKHYADLANRLKSIVQDKENIIFVSGHDHNLQYHEDRNIRQIISGAGSKTDPATIVEKTDFSYGGSGFAVLNIRKDKSTDVEYFSTKDNSLKKLAHISVISKPDVFVNNYPKDFPATATSSVYPVKLTQKGPVYRWLWGEHYRKYYGISIEAPTGDLASLNGGFMPFREGGGNQSNSLRLKAADGQEFVMRGVKKSAVRFLNNMAFKKSTFGNELNNTFPEKFLLDFYTTNHPFTPFSVGNMADKLGIFHSNPKLYYIPKQYALGEYNENYGDEMYMIEERFSSDPKTLASLDNAKDIVSTDDVLKNFSKNYKYSVDRESYIRARIFDMLIGDWDRHSDQWRWAEYQNGDQVVYKPIPKDRDQAFSKYDGAAFKVIMNVPAIRHMKTFKDDIKNVKWMNMEPYPLDLVFLKGASQEEWTAQAKYIQEHLTDADIDDAFTNLPKEVRDETIADIQRKLKVRKTKLQDYAAQYYDVLQEKVPLAGTVNPDKFVITKTANTVHVQQYKLDKNKENPELVFEKTYEDSKTKELWIYGLEDDDIYEVSGEGRPKMNIRLIGGYNHDVYNIADGKSVKIYDFKSQKNTYNGGGTKNISDDYDINTYNYKHPKYNFFAGYPNADYNPDDGVILGVLANYTVNNFIRDPYTQKHSLKVNFYTATGGFNAAYKGIFKKAISGWDFNLDAAYTTPRFAENFFGLSNESQYDKENTEREYNRARISKFNFAPSISKKSWMNLQHQFQLTFEDNKVQRNGDRFVDQSPDVRPEVFKSQQFAGANYTFSFKNLDNNAFPTLGMELLLNADWKTNLSNTEKNFFTLNGTLTIDHRLDKRGNFVFANSSNAMWISNNNFEFYQAASIGGNNGMRAFRNDRFSGKSYFTNNSEIRWDFGRVRNNIIPANMGVLIGYDLGRVWNEREDSKKWHQSVGAGFWMSVVDMFSARLNYFYGSDGGRISGGVGMTF is encoded by the coding sequence ATGAATTTATCCTTTAAAACTCATTTAAAAAATACTTCTATTGCCTTTAGAGCAGTATTATCTGCAGGAGTTCTCTATTCGTGCGCAACATATAACGTAAAAAAGGGTAAAAACTTATTTGAAATAAAAAATTCTGACATACAATCTGAAAATGATTTTAAAGTTTTCCTGGTCGGAGATGCCGGAAATGCAGATGAACCTCAGGCACAGAATACCTTAAATTTACTCAAAAACAAGCTGGATTCCGCAGACAGCAATTCTATGCTGATCTTCCTTGGTGATAATATTTATCCTAACGGCCTGCCAAAAGAATCCGACAAAGATTATGCCCTGGCAAAGCAAAAACTGGAAAACCAGCTTGCCGTTACCAAAAATTTTAAAGGAAAAACACTTGTTATTCCGGGAAATCATGACTGGAATAACGGTCTCGACGGATTAAAGGCACAGGAAGATCTTGTGAAAGCCTATTTTAATGATAAAAAAGCCTTCCTTCCTAAAAATTCATGCGGCATCGATGACATTAATTTATCCAAAGACATAAAACTTATTGTTATTGATACGGAATGGATCCTTGTCAACTGGGATAAATATCCGGGAGTAAATAAAAACTGCACCATTAAAACGCGTGAGGATTTTTTCACCGAATTTAAAGACCTCATTACCAAAAATCAGGATAAAAAGATTATTGTAGCCCTGCATCATCCTGTGATCAGCAGTGGTACCCATGCAGGATTCAATTCTGCAAAGTCACATCTTTATCCATTGAAAAGTAAAGTTCCTATTCCGGTTGTAGCAAGTTTTATCAATGTACTGAGAAGCTCTTCAGGGGCAAGTCTGGAGGACATCAACAATAAGCATTATGCAGATCTGGCCAACAGGCTGAAAAGCATTGTACAGGATAAGGAAAACATTATTTTTGTTTCCGGGCATGATCATAACCTGCAATATCATGAAGACAGGAATATCAGGCAGATCATCAGCGGCGCCGGTTCCAAGACAGACCCTGCTACGATTGTGGAGAAGACTGATTTCTCATACGGAGGCAGCGGCTTTGCCGTTCTGAATATCAGAAAAGACAAGAGTACAGACGTTGAATATTTTTCTACAAAAGATAACAGCCTTAAAAAGCTTGCCCATATTTCTGTGATTTCAAAACCGGATGTTTTTGTGAATAACTATCCAAAAGATTTTCCGGCCACAGCAACTTCAAGCGTTTATCCTGTGAAGCTTACCCAAAAAGGACCTGTTTACCGCTGGTTATGGGGCGAGCACTATAGAAAATACTATGGTATCTCTATTGAAGCACCTACTGGCGATCTTGCTTCATTAAATGGTGGATTTATGCCGTTCAGAGAAGGAGGAGGCAACCAGTCGAACAGTTTGAGGCTGAAAGCAGCAGACGGACAGGAATTTGTTATGCGTGGTGTAAAAAAGAGTGCAGTCCGTTTCCTGAATAATATGGCTTTCAAGAAAAGTACTTTCGGAAATGAGCTGAATAATACATTCCCTGAAAAGTTCCTGCTCGATTTTTATACGACCAATCATCCGTTTACTCCTTTTTCTGTCGGAAACATGGCTGATAAACTTGGGATTTTCCACAGTAATCCGAAATTGTACTACATTCCCAAGCAATACGCTTTAGGAGAGTATAATGAAAACTATGGGGATGAAATGTACATGATTGAAGAGCGTTTTTCTTCAGATCCTAAAACATTAGCATCGCTGGATAATGCCAAAGACATTGTTTCCACAGATGATGTTCTGAAAAATTTCTCTAAAAATTACAAATATTCCGTAGACCGCGAATCCTACATAAGAGCAAGAATTTTCGATATGCTTATCGGCGACTGGGACAGGCATTCTGACCAGTGGAGATGGGCTGAATACCAGAATGGCGATCAGGTTGTTTACAAACCGATCCCCAAAGACAGGGACCAGGCTTTCAGTAAGTATGACGGTGCTGCTTTCAAGGTTATTATGAATGTCCCGGCCATCCGCCATATGAAAACATTTAAGGACGATATTAAAAATGTGAAGTGGATGAATATGGAGCCATATCCGCTGGACCTCGTCTTTTTAAAAGGAGCTTCACAGGAAGAATGGACTGCGCAGGCCAAATACATCCAGGAACATCTTACGGATGCTGATATTGATGACGCCTTCACAAATCTTCCAAAAGAAGTACGGGATGAAACGATTGCTGATATTCAGAGAAAACTAAAAGTAAGAAAAACAAAGCTTCAGGATTATGCTGCCCAATATTATGATGTACTGCAGGAAAAAGTTCCTCTTGCCGGAACAGTAAATCCTGATAAATTTGTCATCACAAAAACGGCAAATACCGTTCACGTACAGCAATATAAGTTGGATAAAAACAAAGAGAACCCTGAATTGGTTTTTGAAAAAACATATGAAGATTCCAAAACGAAAGAACTTTGGATCTACGGTCTTGAAGATGATGATATTTATGAAGTTTCAGGGGAAGGAAGGCCGAAGATGAACATCAGGCTTATCGGCGGTTATAATCACGATGTGTACAATATTGCTGATGGGAAAAGCGTAAAGATTTATGATTTTAAAAGTCAGAAAAATACATACAACGGCGGTGGAACAAAAAATATTTCCGATGACTATGATATCAATACCTATAATTACAAGCATCCGAAATACAATTTCTTTGCCGGCTACCCGAATGCAGATTATAATCCGGATGACGGGGTAATTTTAGGAGTTCTGGCTAATTATACAGTTAATAACTTCATCCGCGATCCTTATACCCAAAAGCACAGCCTGAAAGTCAATTTTTACACGGCGACAGGTGGATTCAATGCTGCTTATAAAGGAATTTTCAAAAAAGCGATATCCGGATGGGATTTCAATCTGGATGCAGCTTATACGACACCCAGGTTTGCTGAAAACTTTTTCGGGCTGTCCAATGAAAGTCAGTATGATAAAGAAAATACGGAAAGAGAATATAACAGGGCACGAATCTCTAAGTTCAATTTCGCACCATCCATCTCTAAAAAAAGCTGGATGAATCTTCAGCATCAGTTTCAGCTGACGTTTGAAGATAATAAGGTACAAAGGAACGGTGATCGTTTTGTAGATCAGTCACCGGATGTAAGGCCTGAAGTTTTCAAAAGCCAGCAGTTTGCAGGAGCCAACTATACATTCAGCTTCAAAAACCTGGATAACAATGCCTTCCCTACCCTGGGAATGGAATTATTACTGAACGCAGACTGGAAAACGAACCTCTCCAATACTGAAAAGAATTTTTTCACGCTGAACGGCACACTGACAATTGATCACAGACTTGATAAAAGAGGAAATTTTGTTTTTGCCAATTCCAGCAACGCGATGTGGATCAGCAATAATAATTTCGAATTCTACCAGGCAGCAAGCATAGGAGGTAATAATGGAATGAGAGCTTTCCGTAATGACAGATTTTCAGGCAAATCTTATTTCACCAATAACTCTGAAATCCGATGGGATTTCGGAAGGGTAAGAAACAATATCATTCCAGCCAATATGGGAGTCCTGATCGGCTATGATCTGGGCCGTGTATGGAATGAGCGTGAAGATTCTAAAAAGTGGCACCAGTCTGTAGGAGCCGGATTCTGGATGAGCGTTGTTGATATGTTCTCTGCAAGACTCAACTATTTCTATGGTTCTGATGGAGGAAGAATCTCCGGCGGTGTGGGAATGACCTTTTAA
- a CDS encoding NADH-quinone oxidoreductase subunit N: protein MSVLIIVFLTAVVALFSGVFEHGKFARYIGILGLIIALWVSFIPECAFFEQYRHMYDYTANTALFTKISIVTTLLLFFLGGFAFSNHRSHQSELYALMLFALCGGIILFGFQNLVTLFLGVEILSIPLYVMAGANKTDLRSNEASIKYFLMGAFATGFLLFGIAFIYGSAGSFDLYKIHDFGLAHSTDVMFILGVLLILCALAFKVALAPFHMWSPDVYAGAPSLITAFMASVVKISGFFALFRLMTIGFTGVTHEWINVLGVFLIITLLLANVMGLAQTNAKRMLAYSSVSHAGYIGLVFFGMTSLSTYNLAFYLFAYSLSTVGVFMCLIWVEKLKRETSFGAFKGLAKTEPLLATVAAISMLSMAGVPLTAGFMGKFALFSQAMNGAAFLVLIAVLGSALSIAYYLRLIIAMFFFKESTFKSSEKVTLTYNIVAVFVIASIIILGIFPDLFARQFGL from the coding sequence ATGAGTGTTTTAATTATTGTTTTCCTAACGGCAGTTGTTGCGTTATTTTCAGGAGTTTTTGAACATGGAAAATTCGCAAGATACATTGGGATTTTGGGATTAATCATCGCGTTATGGGTAAGTTTCATACCGGAATGTGCGTTCTTCGAACAGTACAGACACATGTATGACTATACTGCCAATACTGCGTTATTCACTAAAATATCAATTGTAACGACATTATTGTTATTTTTTCTGGGAGGTTTTGCATTCAGCAATCACAGAAGCCACCAGTCGGAACTATATGCGCTGATGCTTTTTGCACTATGCGGAGGAATTATTCTCTTCGGATTCCAGAATCTGGTAACCCTTTTCTTAGGGGTAGAAATCCTTTCCATTCCTTTGTATGTAATGGCCGGTGCCAACAAAACTGATTTAAGATCAAACGAAGCTTCAATCAAATATTTCTTAATGGGTGCTTTTGCGACAGGTTTCTTGCTTTTCGGAATTGCATTTATTTACGGAAGTGCGGGAAGCTTTGACCTTTATAAAATCCATGATTTTGGTTTAGCCCATTCTACAGATGTAATGTTTATCCTAGGGGTCCTGTTGATCCTTTGTGCACTGGCATTCAAAGTAGCTTTAGCGCCTTTCCATATGTGGAGCCCTGATGTATATGCGGGAGCACCTTCATTAATCACAGCATTTATGGCGAGCGTGGTAAAAATCTCAGGATTCTTTGCTTTATTCAGGCTGATGACGATAGGCTTTACCGGAGTTACCCACGAATGGATCAATGTTTTGGGAGTATTCCTGATCATTACCTTACTTTTGGCCAACGTTATGGGGCTTGCCCAAACCAACGCAAAAAGAATGCTGGCTTACTCTTCAGTATCCCACGCAGGGTACATCGGATTGGTTTTCTTCGGAATGACAAGCCTTTCTACTTATAACCTGGCATTTTATTTATTTGCTTACTCGTTATCTACAGTAGGAGTTTTCATGTGCCTGATCTGGGTAGAAAAGCTGAAGAGAGAAACTTCCTTCGGAGCTTTCAAAGGATTAGCTAAAACGGAACCTTTATTAGCTACAGTAGCTGCAATCTCTATGCTTTCAATGGCGGGAGTTCCATTAACTGCCGGTTTCATGGGTAAATTTGCTTTATTTTCCCAGGCCATGAACGGTGCGGCTTTCTTGGTACTAATCGCAGTACTGGGTTCTGCCCTTTCCATTGCCTATTATTTAAGATTGATTATTGCGATGTTCTTCTTTAAAGAATCTACATTCAAATCTTCGGAAAAAGTAACCCTTACTTACAATATCGTAGCGGTATTTGTTATAGCATCTATTATTATTCTGGGAATTTTCCCGGATCTGTTTGCAAGACAGTTTGGATTATAG
- a CDS encoding Pycsar system effector family protein, giving the protein MNILHKAKDYVEILFKDKLSSVYFYHNFIHTTYTVNKAEEIMRNTPVSKEDQEKVLLALWFHDTGYVECAQNHEEKGVTILTDFLKQENYPENYIEDVSRLILATKITYQPQNLLEKIVKDADCSHFASHDYNDISDALRKEWELTNVRCFSNDEWNAGNLDMLKNKHHYYTEYAKENWEPLKKKNIKKIEKKLEKDEDKKENSDNKKEPKDPKSDRSVDTLFRVTLNNHTRLSDIADSKANILLSVNAIIISVCLSVLVPKLDTPKNAHLIIPSFILLISSVLTIIFAILSTKPNVTKTNFTTQDIADRKVNLLFFGNFQQMLFSDYHNAMKDLIKDRDYIYDSMVKDLYFLGKVLDRKYKLLSITYKIFMAGIIISVLSFGYAFLSL; this is encoded by the coding sequence ATGAATATTTTACACAAAGCTAAAGATTATGTAGAAATCTTATTCAAAGATAAGTTATCTTCTGTATACTTTTACCATAATTTTATTCACACGACTTATACTGTAAATAAGGCTGAAGAGATTATGCGAAATACGCCTGTTTCCAAAGAGGATCAGGAAAAGGTGCTTCTGGCCCTTTGGTTCCATGATACAGGCTATGTGGAATGCGCACAGAACCATGAAGAAAAGGGAGTAACCATTCTTACCGATTTTTTGAAACAGGAAAATTATCCTGAAAATTATATTGAAGATGTTTCCCGACTGATTCTTGCAACCAAAATTACCTATCAGCCGCAGAACCTTCTGGAAAAGATTGTAAAAGATGCAGACTGTAGCCACTTTGCCAGCCACGATTATAATGATATTTCCGATGCTCTCAGAAAAGAATGGGAACTTACCAATGTAAGGTGCTTTTCCAATGACGAATGGAATGCCGGCAATCTTGATATGCTTAAAAACAAGCATCATTATTATACGGAATACGCAAAGGAAAACTGGGAACCTCTGAAAAAGAAGAATATCAAGAAAATAGAAAAGAAGCTTGAAAAAGATGAGGATAAAAAAGAGAATTCTGACAATAAAAAAGAGCCTAAAGATCCGAAATCTGACCGCAGCGTAGATACCCTGTTCAGAGTAACCCTGAATAACCATACCAGATTGAGTGATATTGCCGACAGTAAGGCGAATATCCTTCTTTCCGTTAATGCCATTATTATTTCCGTTTGTCTTTCCGTACTTGTTCCTAAGCTGGATACGCCCAAGAATGCTCACTTAATCATTCCTAGCTTTATTCTGCTTATTTCAAGTGTTCTGACTATCATATTCGCCATTTTATCAACAAAACCGAATGTGACGAAGACGAATTTTACGACTCAGGATATTGCAGACAGAAAAGTAAACCTTCTGTTCTTCGGAAACTTTCAGCAAATGCTCTTCAGCGATTATCACAATGCAATGAAAGATTTAATCAAGGACAGGGATTATATCTATGATTCTATGGTGAAAGATCTTTATTTCCTTGGGAAAGTTCTGGACAGAAAGTATAAGCTTTTATCCATAACCTATAAGATATTTATGGCAGGAATTATTATTTCCGTGCTTTCTTTCGGGTATGCTTTTCTTTCTCTTTAG
- a CDS encoding GAF domain-containing protein, with translation MAHLYKKDAPFQVLISFKKYLDVLEHIRYNDRLEYRVNYAESLIERTKNFQELKDGFQDVSLLDKHEDLIRLLLADLFPTGLTNNEIKAASIPLSNITFNYTERFKNILKDAGKDFEIELRNIDDNEFYVFCCCLILQTYFKRDIKTSVPFYYDIPNRQGIMKHYKITVNADFTDIYPTEDAQIPSDNVLDMLLENLDDFKLWKKYFPSKSWILKGFTIISLVDCTSEVALSDLKSSMIEIDPEDLSPNENLVEIFKSYFDVPELNFGLMLFDKKDQKLGRLPIYENIFTHHVLDFWINAFDEETRKSTFSNLNHNSKPIVISNVNNLDEDIKSLPSFSILRDNNINSFMVIPIMKDNELLAIMEFTSPQANSFNGLKLKKMEFFTDMILFSLNRFSFEKNYQIEAIIQREYTSIHDSVVWKFRNEAEKYFNASLGKKMYTLKQITFKNLTPLFGFSDIRSSSDKRFNLMLEDLNQQLESLHDIFILINSDSEKYLLALDVFENELNNEIKADTEQRLQRFLREEVHPYLQGKLELKTDREIKNKIKDYFVQVFSQTDLFYANRKNLDDSITLVNRKLADMLDESQVKAQEIFPHYFERFKSDGVEHNLYIGHNIAPELAYTSKVVHKLRYWQLKTICNMEREFQTFKNNLPIQLDIASLLFVYNEKIDIRFRMDEKRFDVDGAYNSYYEIIKKRLDKAHIKDSPERITCPGKITIVYFGMENQREYLEYINKLQKKGILQNDVEFLKVEDLQGITGLLALRVSLTQG, from the coding sequence TTGGCTCATCTTTACAAAAAAGACGCTCCCTTTCAGGTTCTTATATCATTCAAAAAATATTTGGATGTGCTGGAGCATATCCGTTATAATGATCGTCTGGAGTATCGGGTCAATTACGCTGAATCACTTATTGAAAGAACCAAAAATTTCCAGGAACTGAAAGATGGTTTTCAGGACGTATCACTTCTGGATAAACATGAAGACCTCATCAGGCTTCTACTTGCAGACCTTTTCCCTACAGGGCTTACCAATAATGAAATTAAAGCTGCCAGTATTCCACTTTCCAATATCACTTTTAATTATACCGAAAGATTTAAAAATATCCTGAAAGATGCTGGAAAAGATTTTGAAATAGAACTCAGGAACATTGATGATAATGAGTTTTATGTTTTCTGCTGCTGTCTTATCCTTCAGACCTATTTCAAAAGAGATATCAAAACCTCTGTTCCGTTTTATTATGATATTCCGAACAGACAGGGAATTATGAAGCATTATAAAATAACGGTAAATGCAGATTTTACGGACATTTATCCCACTGAAGATGCTCAAATCCCTTCTGACAATGTATTGGATATGCTCCTTGAAAATCTGGATGACTTTAAGCTGTGGAAAAAATATTTCCCTTCAAAATCATGGATATTAAAAGGTTTCACTATAATTTCTCTGGTAGACTGTACTTCGGAAGTTGCTTTGTCCGACCTGAAATCCAGTATGATTGAGATTGATCCGGAAGATTTGAGCCCGAATGAAAACCTGGTAGAAATTTTCAAATCCTATTTCGATGTACCGGAGCTTAATTTCGGATTAATGCTGTTTGATAAAAAAGATCAGAAACTCGGCAGGCTGCCTATCTATGAAAATATTTTCACCCATCATGTCCTTGATTTTTGGATCAATGCATTTGATGAAGAAACCCGAAAAAGTACTTTCAGCAATTTAAACCATAATTCTAAACCCATTGTTATCTCCAATGTCAACAATCTGGATGAAGATATTAAAAGTCTTCCCTCTTTTAGTATTTTAAGGGATAACAATATCAACAGTTTCATGGTAATTCCTATCATGAAAGACAATGAGCTTCTGGCGATTATGGAATTTACTTCTCCGCAAGCCAATAGCTTTAACGGATTAAAGCTCAAAAAAATGGAGTTTTTCACCGATATGATCCTCTTTTCCCTGAACAGGTTCAGCTTTGAAAAAAATTACCAGATAGAAGCTATTATCCAGCGTGAATATACTTCTATTCACGACAGCGTTGTATGGAAATTCAGGAATGAAGCAGAAAAGTATTTCAATGCTTCGCTTGGAAAAAAAATGTATACGCTGAAACAGATTACATTTAAAAACCTCACTCCTCTTTTTGGTTTCTCGGACATTCGCTCCTCTTCGGATAAGCGTTTTAATCTGATGCTTGAAGACCTCAACCAGCAGCTTGAAAGCCTCCATGATATTTTCATCCTAATTAATTCCGATTCGGAAAAATATCTTCTGGCGCTTGATGTTTTTGAAAATGAGCTGAATAATGAGATCAAGGCCGATACGGAACAGCGCCTGCAGAGATTTTTAAGAGAAGAAGTACATCCTTATCTCCAGGGAAAACTGGAACTAAAAACCGACAGGGAAATAAAAAATAAGATCAAAGATTATTTTGTACAGGTTTTTTCCCAAACCGATCTCTTTTATGCCAACAGGAAAAATCTGGATGATTCTATAACGCTTGTCAACAGGAAACTGGCCGATATGCTGGACGAAAGCCAGGTTAAAGCCCAGGAGATCTTTCCCCATTACTTTGAAAGGTTCAAATCCGATGGTGTAGAACACAACTTATACATCGGACATAATATTGCTCCGGAACTTGCTTACACTTCAAAAGTAGTTCATAAATTAAGGTATTGGCAGCTGAAGACGATCTGCAACATGGAACGGGAATTCCAGACCTTTAAGAACAATCTGCCGATCCAGCTGGATATAGCTTCGCTACTTTTTGTTTATAATGAAAAAATAGACATCCGTTTCAGAATGGACGAGAAGCGCTTCGATGTAGACGGCGCCTATAATTCGTATTATGAAATTATAAAAAAACGCCTGGATAAAGCCCATATCAAAGACTCTCCGGAAAGAATAACCTGTCCCGGCAAAATTACTATTGTTTATTTCGGGATGGAAAACCAGCGAGAATATCTGGAATACATCAATAAGCTTCAGAAAAAAGGAATTCTGCAGAATGATGTGGAATTTCTGAAAGTGGAAGATTTGCAGGGAATTACGGGGTTGCTGGCACTAAGGGTTTCTTTGACCCAAGGCTAA